The Paenibacillus sp. genome has a segment encoding these proteins:
- a CDS encoding AraC family transcriptional regulator: MNAKLNVWQRWLAGFRGSHYRRSLITLLLFASLPGIVIGFILFIFSKSQIESELQSIHQGNLLQRASAMDEQFSFLERSIAYWAFDSQFTNRLKDLDLTYKYEEIHEIYRTLLVMEGANPLVERVELYVSEQGGLLFTVDGFWRLDGDRKERYERLLANEQSLFWNSSREPAEIRLIHKVPGIGAEPFGVLVMHLKKEPVLELVRSLTPYNGGTTFVYEASDGWLVTSTQNLEPSPLDRAILGDVQTRAEEAGTYIYDWNGETYSVTYGKLLRAGAVWQYASAAPLTTITAPIIAVSKWIMIGSAVVLLLAIALSYFASRRLYSPIDNLLKKMNPPKSGQGQPYRDEFEWIASRWNDLSYESETLKSRIERQLPQLKEGFLLQLLHGYLYSYTENELLDRMEHFGNEARNRRFSLAYIQLLGFSKLKGKFAEGDEGLVTFAATNIVEELMQSLHIQADVINFHDLSIGVLISLPNKMTREQFDEEVYRICEEIIVYVERILLMEATICISRTADSIKDVPMLFEETKMAVSFRNINDGKQIIDITKLESIGNDQAFDYPFDLEKQVLHAIRIGSEEDAVKLVREFVQVLSDNNPNEATMKQGTLHLLGSVMHVVLQSGMTTQQIYDGANLYEQLCAIREPDQVIEWFGRKVIHPFIHEFAQKQKWQTRAAIEKAMQMLHEQYQTDISLDSCADALKMSPFILSKTFKEVTGINFIDYLTNIRLEKARELLRDTDLKISEIAEGVGYQHSYFNRLFKKQEGVTPSQYREMSRPVS, translated from the coding sequence ATGAACGCAAAGCTGAACGTATGGCAGCGGTGGTTGGCCGGATTTCGAGGCTCGCATTATCGGCGAAGTTTGATAACGCTGTTGTTATTCGCCAGTCTTCCGGGTATTGTAATCGGTTTCATCCTATTTATTTTCAGCAAATCGCAAATCGAAAGCGAACTGCAGTCGATCCACCAAGGCAACTTGTTGCAGCGGGCTTCCGCGATGGACGAACAGTTTTCGTTTCTGGAGCGGTCAATCGCCTATTGGGCGTTCGACTCGCAGTTTACGAACCGGCTGAAAGATCTTGATTTAACGTACAAATACGAAGAAATTCACGAGATTTACCGGACGCTGCTCGTCATGGAGGGGGCCAATCCGCTCGTAGAGCGGGTGGAGCTGTATGTAAGCGAGCAGGGAGGCCTCCTGTTTACGGTCGACGGCTTTTGGCGGCTCGACGGCGACCGGAAGGAGCGGTACGAGCGTCTTTTGGCGAACGAGCAATCGCTGTTTTGGAACAGCTCCCGCGAACCGGCCGAGATCCGCTTGATCCACAAAGTGCCGGGCATCGGCGCCGAGCCGTTCGGCGTGCTCGTCATGCACTTGAAGAAGGAGCCTGTGCTGGAATTGGTCCGATCGCTCACGCCGTACAACGGGGGGACGACGTTCGTATACGAAGCGTCCGACGGCTGGCTGGTGACGTCGACGCAAAACCTCGAACCGTCGCCGCTCGATCGGGCGATTTTAGGAGACGTGCAGACGCGCGCGGAGGAAGCGGGCACCTATATTTACGATTGGAACGGCGAAACGTATTCGGTTACGTACGGAAAACTGCTGCGCGCGGGCGCCGTATGGCAATACGCGTCCGCGGCGCCGCTGACGACGATTACGGCGCCGATCATCGCCGTTTCGAAATGGATCATGATAGGAAGCGCCGTCGTTCTGCTGCTCGCGATCGCGTTATCGTACTTCGCTTCGCGCAGGCTGTACTCGCCGATCGACAATTTGCTCAAAAAAATGAATCCGCCGAAATCGGGGCAGGGCCAACCGTACCGCGACGAATTCGAATGGATCGCATCGCGGTGGAACGACTTGTCGTACGAAAGCGAAACGTTGAAATCGCGCATCGAGCGGCAGCTGCCGCAGTTGAAGGAAGGCTTCTTGCTGCAGCTGCTGCACGGGTATTTGTACTCGTACACGGAAAACGAGCTGCTCGATCGGATGGAGCATTTCGGCAACGAAGCGCGCAACCGGAGATTCAGTCTCGCCTACATCCAACTGCTCGGCTTCTCCAAGCTGAAAGGTAAGTTTGCGGAAGGCGACGAAGGGCTCGTGACGTTCGCGGCCACGAACATCGTCGAAGAGCTGATGCAAAGCTTGCACATCCAAGCGGACGTGATCAACTTCCACGATTTATCGATCGGCGTGCTCATTTCGCTGCCGAACAAAATGACGCGCGAGCAATTCGACGAGGAAGTGTATCGCATTTGCGAAGAAATTATCGTCTACGTAGAGCGCATACTATTGATGGAAGCGACCATTTGCATCAGCCGGACGGCCGATTCGATCAAGGACGTGCCGATGCTGTTCGAGGAAACGAAGATGGCGGTCAGCTTCCGCAACATTAACGACGGCAAACAAATTATCGACATCACGAAACTCGAATCCATCGGGAACGATCAAGCATTCGATTATCCGTTCGATTTGGAGAAGCAGGTCTTGCACGCGATCCGCATCGGCAGCGAAGAGGATGCGGTGAAGCTCGTCCGGGAGTTCGTGCAGGTGCTCTCCGACAATAACCCGAACGAAGCGACGATGAAGCAGGGTACGCTCCATCTGCTCGGCAGCGTCATGCACGTCGTGCTCCAGTCCGGAATGACGACGCAGCAAATATACGACGGAGCGAATTTGTACGAGCAGCTGTGCGCCATTCGCGAACCGGATCAAGTGATCGAATGGTTCGGACGGAAAGTGATTCATCCGTTTATCCACGAATTCGCGCAAAAACAAAAATGGCAGACGCGCGCCGCGATCGAAAAGGCGATGCAAATGCTGCACGAGCAGTATCAGACGGACATTTCGCTCGATTCTTGCGCCGACGCTCTCAAAATGAGCCCGTTCATCTTAAGCAAAACGTTCAAAGAAGTAACCGGCATCAATTTTATCGATTATTTGACGAACATTCGGCTGGAAAAAGCGCGCGAGCTGCTCAGAGACACGGACCTAAAGATCAGCGAAATCGCCGAAGGGGTCGGCTACCAGCACAGTTATTTCAACCGTTTGTTCAAAAAGCAAGAAGGCGTCACGCCGAGTCAGTACCGCGAAATGAGCAGGCCTGTATCCTAA
- a CDS encoding extracellular solute-binding protein, producing the protein MFRNKPKHQRAAQLAAVSLSAAVLLTACGGNAAQTQNGSASTNAGQADDAPTKITVMSQFFSPTPPATDGPVEQEIEKATNTDLTIQWVSANNYIDKFNVTLASGSIPDLILVSNPFDPVFLKAAKQGAFWDVSPYIQDYPNIASNISQVAWDLTKIEGKNFGVPRPRPSEGDIFFVLRKDWLDNVGLQPPTTIEELHQVMKAFTEQDPDGNGQHDTIGFTGYVNPTDMGSLWAFERVFTKATGEWKLMDNGELVHTALLPETRESLLFLNQAYNEGLIPKDFASMKVSQSKDMFKAGQAGMIEEKTGTMQEYYDIFKAADPNFDFLNLYPLTNVEGFNTKGPGFSGMNAIPKSVPEEKMKKILAMIDQWMSEDVFILHSQGIEGVHHTVKDGEIVIDSEKVIADAIGDYNQIVYVADPYASTVKKTFPEEAKKFYAAVQDERAKTSVVDVGIGLQSETGLTYMPELRKKIQDLKTKIILGGEPIEAWDKYVETLKSDSNFQKVTAEMNEAYKSR; encoded by the coding sequence ATGTTCCGTAACAAACCAAAACATCAGCGGGCTGCGCAGTTGGCCGCCGTATCCTTGTCAGCCGCCGTCCTGCTGACGGCTTGCGGCGGGAACGCCGCGCAGACACAGAATGGAAGCGCTTCTACCAATGCAGGGCAGGCTGACGACGCTCCGACGAAAATTACGGTCATGTCGCAATTTTTCAGCCCGACGCCGCCGGCGACCGACGGTCCGGTGGAGCAAGAGATCGAGAAAGCGACGAATACGGATTTGACCATCCAATGGGTTTCCGCTAACAACTACATCGACAAATTTAACGTTACGCTCGCTTCCGGCAGCATTCCGGACTTGATTTTGGTGTCGAACCCGTTCGATCCGGTCTTTCTGAAAGCGGCGAAACAAGGGGCGTTCTGGGACGTATCGCCATATATCCAGGACTACCCGAACATCGCAAGCAACATTTCGCAGGTCGCATGGGATTTGACGAAAATCGAAGGCAAAAACTTCGGCGTTCCGCGTCCGCGTCCGTCGGAAGGCGACATTTTCTTCGTCCTTCGCAAAGACTGGCTCGACAACGTCGGCTTGCAGCCGCCGACAACGATCGAAGAGCTTCACCAAGTCATGAAGGCGTTTACGGAACAAGACCCGGACGGCAACGGCCAACACGACACGATCGGCTTCACCGGTTACGTCAATCCGACCGACATGGGTTCGCTTTGGGCGTTCGAACGCGTCTTCACGAAAGCGACCGGCGAGTGGAAGCTGATGGACAACGGCGAGCTCGTGCACACCGCCCTGCTGCCGGAAACGCGCGAATCGCTGTTGTTCTTGAATCAAGCGTATAACGAAGGCTTGATTCCGAAAGATTTCGCTTCGATGAAAGTAAGCCAATCGAAGGACATGTTCAAAGCGGGTCAAGCGGGCATGATCGAAGAGAAAACAGGCACGATGCAAGAGTACTACGATATCTTTAAGGCGGCCGATCCAAACTTCGACTTCTTGAATTTGTATCCGCTGACGAACGTAGAAGGTTTCAATACGAAAGGACCGGGTTTCTCCGGCATGAACGCGATTCCGAAGAGCGTGCCGGAAGAGAAAATGAAGAAAATTCTCGCGATGATCGACCAGTGGATGAGCGAGGACGTGTTCATTCTCCACTCGCAAGGCATCGAAGGCGTTCATCACACTGTAAAAGACGGGGAAATCGTCATCGATTCGGAGAAAGTGATCGCGGACGCGATCGGCGACTATAACCAAATCGTGTACGTGGCGGACCCGTACGCGAGCACGGTGAAGAAGACGTTCCCGGAAGAAGCGAAGAAGTTTTATGCCGCGGTGCAAGACGAGCGGGCGAAAACGAGCGTCGTCGATGTCGGCATCGGCTTGCAGTCCGAAACGGGCCTCACGTATATGCCTGAACTCCGCAAAAAAATCCAGGACTTGAAGACGAAAATCATCTTAGGCGGAGAGCCGATCGAAGCTTGGGACAAATACGTCGAGACGTTGAAATCCGACTCGAACTTCCAAAAAGTGACCGCGGAAATGAACGAAGCGTACAAGTCCAGATAA